A genomic region of Streptosporangium lutulentum contains the following coding sequences:
- a CDS encoding J domain-containing protein, whose amino-acid sequence MFSKVHMSSCGDPRKGRRGRRFCDKKVWWTKTQTGNADFAVNLKEDPKGNTAVWCDATGTLRSRRITDERPLMRHERQMMPHVATCKPPPRRTAPPPRPPRPPRPRPAAGEFYARLDVPTTATPDDIKRAYRRLARQLHPDANPGDEAAAERFKGVTEAYTTLSDPAKRATYDLTGRAPRPGR is encoded by the coding sequence GTGTTCTCCAAGGTGCACATGAGCTCCTGCGGTGACCCGAGGAAGGGCCGCAGAGGTAGGCGCTTCTGCGACAAGAAGGTCTGGTGGACGAAGACCCAGACCGGCAACGCGGACTTCGCGGTCAACCTGAAGGAGGACCCGAAGGGGAACACGGCGGTGTGGTGCGACGCGACCGGGACGCTCCGGTCGCGTCGTATCACCGACGAGCGTCCGCTGATGCGGCATGAACGGCAGATGATGCCGCACGTCGCGACATGCAAGCCCCCGCCACGAAGGACCGCGCCTCCTCCTCGGCCGCCGCGGCCGCCACGGCCCAGGCCGGCGGCGGGGGAGTTCTACGCGCGGCTCGACGTGCCGACCACCGCGACGCCCGACGACATCAAACGGGCGTACCGGCGGCTCGCTCGCCAACTTCACCCGGACGCCAACCCCGGTGACGAGGCGGCGGCCGAACGCTTCAAGGGGGTCACCGAGGCGTACACGACGCTGTCGGACCCCGCTAAACGCGCAACGTACGACTTGACCGGCCGGGCGCCACGCCCAGGTCGTTAA